One Calditerricola satsumensis genomic window carries:
- the mgsA gene encoding methylglyoxal synthase translates to MRIALIAHDRKKDELVNFVLAYRHIFARHTLYATGTTGKRIADEVGLPVHRFRSGPLGGDQQIGALVAENRIDLVLFFRDPLTAQPHEPDIMALMRLCDAYGVPLATNLGTAEILVRSLEQGDFAWRQVVEPGTAPPVEVPQLKREDENP, encoded by the coding sequence GTGCGCATCGCGCTCATCGCCCATGACCGAAAAAAGGATGAACTGGTCAATTTCGTGCTGGCGTACCGCCACATCTTTGCCCGGCACACGCTGTATGCCACAGGCACGACGGGGAAACGGATCGCGGACGAGGTGGGCTTGCCCGTGCACCGGTTCCGGTCGGGGCCCCTCGGCGGCGACCAGCAAATCGGCGCCTTGGTGGCCGAAAACCGCATCGACCTCGTCCTCTTTTTCCGCGATCCGCTCACGGCGCAGCCCCACGAGCCGGATATCATGGCCTTGATGCGGCTGTGCGACGCCTACGGCGTGCCGCTGGCCACCAACCTGGGCACGGCGGAGATCCTCGTCCGCAGCCTTGAACAGGGCGATTTCGCCTGGCGCCAGGTGGTGGAGCCGGGGACGGCGCCGCCCGTCGAGGTGCCGCAGCTGAAGAGGGAGGACGAGAACCCGTGA
- the bshB1 gene encoding bacillithiol biosynthesis deacetylase BshB1, which translates to MSVDVLAFGAHPDDVEIGMGGTLALCARRGLVTAICDLTRAELSSNGTVETRQVEAEEAARVLGVAVRENAGLADRGFRVNEETVATVTAIIRRLKPQVVFAPYEEDRHPDHRLCSQLVQEAVANAALRRYAPPGCPEEPHRVAALYFYLIHGYAKPSFVVDISETQSLKETALLAYRSQFVAAPGRVATPLNQGFLDALRARDRWFGHVAGVTYGEGFVSAVPVVVDVGAWKRSR; encoded by the coding sequence GTGAGCGTGGACGTGCTGGCCTTCGGGGCCCATCCCGATGACGTGGAGATCGGCATGGGCGGGACGCTCGCCCTCTGCGCGCGCCGCGGTCTTGTGACGGCCATCTGCGACCTGACGCGGGCCGAGCTGTCGTCGAACGGCACCGTGGAGACGCGACAGGTCGAAGCGGAGGAGGCGGCGCGCGTCCTCGGCGTGGCCGTGCGCGAAAACGCGGGCCTGGCCGATCGCGGGTTTCGCGTGAACGAGGAGACGGTGGCCACGGTGACGGCGATCATCCGGCGCCTCAAGCCGCAGGTCGTGTTTGCCCCCTACGAGGAGGATCGCCATCCGGATCACCGGCTGTGCAGCCAGCTGGTGCAGGAAGCGGTGGCCAACGCCGCCCTCCGGCGGTACGCGCCGCCGGGGTGTCCGGAGGAGCCCCATCGGGTTGCCGCGCTGTACTTTTACCTCATCCACGGCTACGCGAAGCCGTCCTTTGTGGTGGACATCAGCGAGACGCAATCCCTCAAGGAAACGGCGCTTTTGGCCTACCGCAGCCAGTTTGTCGCTGCACCGGGACGCGTCGCCACCCCGCTCAACCAGGGCTTCCTCGACGCGCTGCGGGCGCGGGACCGCTGGTTTGGCCACGTGGCCGGCGTCACGTACGGCGAGGGGTTTGTCAGCGCGGTGCCGGTGGTGGTCGACGTCGGCGCGTGGAAGCGCAGCCGCTGA
- the dapB gene encoding 4-hydroxy-tetrahydrodipicolinate reductase, with the protein MTDKPIRVAVAGAKGRMGREVVKLLVQESDFAFVVGIDARLDGVDVGTTIGLGELGVPFVRDLERALDVYKPDVLVDFTTPAAVRRHVEVALDRGVRPVVGTTGLSEAEVEELARRAQMRGVGGVIAPNFAIGAVLMMKFAQMAAKYLPHVEIIELHHDQKLDAPSGTALKTAEGIQRVRAEFRQGHPDETELLEGARGAYVGGFRIHSVRLPGLVAHQEVLFGGEGQLLTIRHDALSRSCFMPGVALAIRRVMTLDRLVYGLEHLLD; encoded by the coding sequence ATGACGGACAAGCCGATTCGCGTGGCCGTGGCCGGAGCAAAGGGACGGATGGGGCGCGAAGTGGTGAAGCTGCTCGTGCAGGAGTCCGATTTTGCCTTTGTTGTCGGCATCGACGCGCGCCTCGATGGGGTGGACGTCGGCACGACCATCGGGCTGGGCGAACTGGGTGTGCCCTTTGTGCGCGACCTGGAGCGCGCCCTCGACGTGTACAAGCCCGATGTGCTCGTCGATTTCACCACCCCCGCGGCGGTGCGCCGGCACGTTGAGGTGGCCTTGGACCGCGGCGTGCGCCCGGTGGTCGGGACCACGGGCCTCAGCGAGGCGGAGGTCGAGGAGCTGGCGCGCCGCGCCCAGATGCGCGGCGTGGGCGGCGTCATTGCCCCCAACTTTGCCATCGGGGCCGTGCTGATGATGAAATTTGCCCAGATGGCGGCCAAGTACCTCCCGCACGTGGAAATCATCGAGCTGCATCACGACCAGAAGCTGGACGCGCCTTCGGGAACGGCCCTGAAGACGGCCGAAGGGATCCAACGGGTGCGGGCGGAGTTTCGCCAGGGCCATCCCGACGAAACGGAGCTGCTGGAAGGGGCGCGCGGGGCGTACGTCGGCGGCTTCCGCATCCACAGCGTACGGCTGCCGGGGCTCGTCGCCCACCAGGAGGTGCTGTTTGGGGGCGAGGGGCAACTGCTCACCATTCGCCACGACGCGCTGAGCCGTTCCTGCTTCATGCCCGGCGTGGCGCTGGCCATTCGCCGGGTCATGACCCTCGACCGCCTGGTGTACGGGCTGGAGCATCTGCTCGATTGA
- a CDS encoding sporulation protein YpjB, which yields MRGWVRVMCLWLFLWGSGGGLWLATASGEEAVRGDAQQLLKHIERLTVRVEQDVRQARWEEARAHYAELADAVVALTRRLPASTEGLHAVFTAVLEGKRTFTRVRPNSEAMLRDALRVRLAADALLSRQQPLWKEYRAEVEGELRQLRSGVVSGRDWLKAYRRLADIYAIVRPAVVIQQPAEDVEALDSLVRVLDRSAPQVDRAVVWEFHNRMARLFELAYETSATPWLGPSSVYAVVTVIAAVVFTVLGYVAWYRYRLEHRP from the coding sequence ATGAGGGGATGGGTGCGGGTGATGTGCCTCTGGCTCTTCTTGTGGGGGAGTGGGGGTGGACTGTGGCTGGCGACCGCATCCGGCGAGGAGGCGGTGCGCGGCGATGCGCAGCAGCTGCTCAAGCACATCGAGCGCCTGACGGTGCGCGTGGAGCAGGACGTTCGCCAGGCGCGGTGGGAGGAGGCGCGCGCGCACTACGCCGAGCTGGCCGATGCGGTGGTTGCGCTGACGCGCCGGTTGCCGGCGTCCACCGAAGGGCTGCACGCGGTTTTCACAGCGGTTTTGGAGGGCAAGCGCACCTTCACCCGGGTCCGGCCCAACTCCGAGGCGATGCTGCGCGATGCCCTCCGCGTGCGCCTGGCCGCTGACGCGCTGCTCTCCCGCCAGCAGCCGTTGTGGAAGGAGTACCGCGCGGAAGTGGAGGGAGAGCTTCGCCAGCTCCGCAGCGGCGTCGTTTCCGGACGCGACTGGCTGAAGGCCTACCGCCGCCTCGCCGACATCTACGCCATCGTGCGGCCGGCGGTGGTTATCCAACAGCCTGCCGAAGACGTGGAAGCCCTCGATTCGCTCGTGCGCGTCCTCGACCGATCCGCTCCCCAGGTGGATCGGGCCGTGGTGTGGGAATTCCACAACCGGATGGCCCGCCTCTTCGAATTGGCGTACGAAACCTCTGCCACCCCCTGGCTGGGCCCGTCGTCCGTCTACGCTGTCGTGACGGTGATCGCGGCCGTCGTCTTCACCGTGCTCGGCTATGTGGCGTGGTACCGCTATCGGCTGGAACACCGGCCGTGA
- a CDS encoding YitT family protein has product MGEHAVGIRLKNLLAITVGCAIFSFGLNYFTIANGLAEGGFTGITLLANYIFGFDPGVVNLLLNLPLFFIGWKVLGRTSMIYTIYGVTAVSVFLWVFEDFREPLHGDLLLAALYAGVTVGLGLGLVFRYGGTTGGVDILARLAQKYLGWTIGRTMFLFDLFVIGASAYYIGREKAMYTLVAVFVGARVIDFVQEVAYSAKAAIIVSEATAEIARRILHEMERGATLLKGKGGYTGAERDVLYVVVSRNEIQRLKALVHQVDPYAFVAIQDVRDVHGEGFTLDEHKRPIEG; this is encoded by the coding sequence ATGGGGGAACACGCCGTGGGCATTCGGCTCAAAAATCTCCTCGCCATCACGGTAGGATGTGCCATCTTTTCCTTCGGCCTCAACTACTTCACCATAGCCAACGGGTTGGCCGAAGGGGGGTTTACCGGCATCACCCTCCTCGCCAACTACATCTTCGGCTTTGATCCGGGTGTTGTCAACTTGCTGTTGAACCTGCCCCTCTTTTTCATCGGGTGGAAGGTGCTCGGGCGCACGAGCATGATCTACACCATCTACGGGGTCACCGCCGTGTCGGTCTTCTTGTGGGTGTTTGAAGACTTTCGCGAGCCGCTGCACGGGGATCTTCTCCTCGCCGCGCTGTACGCCGGTGTCACCGTCGGTCTGGGGCTGGGCCTGGTCTTCCGGTACGGCGGCACAACCGGCGGGGTAGACATCCTCGCCCGCCTGGCGCAGAAATACCTCGGCTGGACGATCGGGCGGACGATGTTCCTGTTCGACCTGTTCGTCATCGGCGCGTCGGCGTACTACATCGGGCGGGAAAAGGCCATGTACACGTTGGTGGCCGTCTTCGTCGGCGCGCGGGTGATCGACTTCGTGCAGGAGGTGGCCTATTCGGCCAAAGCGGCGATCATCGTTTCGGAGGCCACGGCGGAGATTGCCCGTCGCATCCTGCACGAGATGGAGCGCGGCGCCACGCTCCTCAAGGGCAAGGGTGGCTATACGGGAGCGGAGCGTGACGTCCTCTATGTGGTCGTCAGCCGGAACGAAATCCAGCGGTTGAAAGCCCTGGTCCATCAGGTTGACCCCTACGCCTTCGTCGCCATTCAGGATGTCCGCGACGTGCATGGCGAAGGGTTTACCCTCGATGAGCACAAGCGTCCGATTGAGGGATGA
- a CDS encoding nucleotide pyrophosphohydrolase, with translation MGAKTLKQIQEEVDAYIGQFREGYFSPLAMLARMAEEVGELAREVNHRYGEKPKKTSEPEGSIAEELGDIFFIVVCFANSLGIDLQEAYERIMDKFRTRDRDRWTPKEPQRGDDR, from the coding sequence ATGGGCGCCAAAACGCTCAAGCAAATCCAGGAAGAAGTGGACGCGTACATCGGCCAGTTTCGCGAAGGCTATTTTTCGCCGCTGGCCATGCTCGCCCGCATGGCGGAAGAAGTGGGGGAACTGGCCCGCGAAGTAAACCACCGGTACGGGGAAAAGCCGAAGAAGACAAGCGAACCCGAAGGCTCGATCGCCGAGGAGCTGGGGGACATTTTCTTCATTGTCGTCTGCTTTGCGAACTCCCTGGGCATCGACCTGCAAGAGGCGTACGAACGCATCATGGACAAGTTCCGCACGCGCGATCGCGACCGGTGGACGCCAAAGGAACCGCAGCGGGGGGATGACCGATGA